The genomic DNA AAATATCTGCTGCATGCATGGGGTCCCGAGATAAAAGTTAATATTCACTTCTACTGCACTGAACAAAGTATTTCTGCCATTTTCTCTGACAATACAATTACAATAATAGCCTCCTTTTGTACTGTATTCATAAATCATCTTACAGTGCGAGATTGCAAattcattcaaatatttaaacagCGCTCTGTTTGCCTCTATTCCTTTCAacaaaatatattctgtcacagTGTGTTTCTTATGTCTCCTTGTGGCACATCACTGCACCACTGCCATTGATGGTGTGTTTTGCTCTCTCAATATTGTGTTGCTCGAGGAAAGGATTTTTTGCTGTTATTTTGAATGTCCTatcctgtttgtctttttatctcCGTCATAGTGAGGTTGTTTCCCCGCAATGAGTCTCAAACCGTGATGAATTGTCTCCTGCGCTGTTGTTAAAACAAATGACACTTTTGTTAGTAGAAATAGATCTTCCCTCTTGTAGCATTTGTATTATGTTTAGTTACCCTCTCTGCATTTGAAAACTCTCATCAATCTCAAACTTGCTCACTTCAGgaaacagagacaaacatttGTGCTGACTTTTTTTCCCAGAGTGAAGAATGACAGTTggtttatttttcatatctgTACCCTCTTCcatttgtttcctgtgtttgtgtctgtcctTTTTCACTGTATATAGCTATTATGTAGACAATATCTATTTCATTCACTTCCAGTCAGCCTCACTCTTTTGTATTACAAatgactgtttttgtttcttggCTCGCAGGATATGGTTGGTATTGTCACTCCTCTCAGTTGTGATGGTGCTTGGGATTGCTGCAGTATATCTCTGAAGTCAGAGTCTGCCAGGCTCGTGACTGTTCCCATAAATTGTAGTGATATTTCTTTCTTCCCTGGCGTGGTTGTCATAGTGATATCTTAATCAGTATTTAATCTCATGAATCAATCTCTTAAATCTTCTTTAAGTTTTCTACAATAAGGTTTTCAATTTATTAATTAAGAAGTCGAGGAGATAAAGACATCAGGTCCAATCTTGTATCATgatcattttcttctttctttgccCAATTATCGGTGTTGTTATAAGtgttctttgtctctttcttcatTGATTATTATTCCTGACCTCCATTATCTCCCTCTTGTCGTCACCAGGTTGTTCATGATATTGACACCTTGACTTGTGACCTGCAACTGGACGGAGGACTGGAGGACGGGCTGACAGACAGCTCTAAGACGGACACCCTCAACTCCAGCTCCAgttccaccaccaccaccaccaccgcttCCAGTCTGGAGAAGATGAAGCTCTTCCCCGACGACTGCATCTTCAAACCACCTACGCCCATCCCACCGGTCCCCATCATCACCCCCACAGTCCTGACTGTACTCAAGAAACCCCACCCGCCCTTACCCCCACCCAGACTCACCCCGATGAGAGCCGAGGATCACAACATTAAGAATCTGCCTCACCCAACATTAGTGTTATCAGGGAATATATCCAAGGCTAACGGGTCTCTGTTGAGGAACGGTGGGGTTTTCCCATTGAAACCAAACAGGGAGTTATTCTCCTCCACACCGTGTTTCATCTCTAGTGACAGCGGGATCCCTGAGTCTGGGCTTGTTCCTACATTGCCCAGGCCAATGCCTCTCCTCCATCATGAAAAGAACAAATGCCCCAAGGCCCCCAGCAGGGAGCCCCGTGAGAGGGAGCGTGTTCGTTTCAGTGAGAAGGTCCAGTACCATGGCTACTGCCCGGACTGTGACCTTCAATACGATGTAGACGACACAGAACTACACTTACAGACTGAGCTGAATGACTTAAGGCTCAGCCCTGTGCactgctgctcttcttcctcccctcctcctcatcctcctcattcCCTTCCCCACGAACTGATGTTGGAGAACGGCGGCCTCTCAGTCAGCCACAGTTTCCCGCCGAAAGCAAACCCTCCTCCACCTTGTGTGCCTCCTCATCCGACTTCCCTCAAGCCCCAGAAAACAATCCTACGCAAATCAACCACAACCACAGTTTGACACCGAACCCCTCGTTCTGTCTAACTTAAACATTCTTGAATCATTCATAGTGTTTTCTACTTTATGAGCGCTTTCTACTCGAGATGAACTTTGGATTACccaaatagagagagagaaagggttGGGAAATAGGAAACAAAAGAATGCAGAAAACGACTGGAATAAAGAGAAAGGCATCGCCATAGGCTCTGAGATGTACACACAGAGATCAGGAAGAAGCGGtgagtgtttgtgcatgtataaCTGTGTTTGTCAGGAGGCGAAAGGGAGGAACAAAAGAGCAATTGCATGTGTGCACTGACTCATATCTGTCTGCATGCAAGCGTATTTGTTTATGtatattcatgtgtttatattttatatttgtgggtGCGTGA from Scomber japonicus isolate fScoJap1 chromosome 9, fScoJap1.pri, whole genome shotgun sequence includes the following:
- the prr16 gene encoding protein Largen isoform X2, which encodes MKVVHDIDTLTCDLQLDGGLEDGLTDSSKTDTLNSSSSSTTTTTTASSLEKMKLFPDDCIFKPPTPIPPVPIITPTVLTVLKKPHPPLPPPRLTPMRAEDHNIKNLPHPTLVLSGNISKANGSLLRNGGVFPLKPNRELFSSTPCFISSDSGIPESGLVPTLPRPMPLLHHEKNKCPKAPSREPRERERVRFSEKVQYHGYCPDCDLQYDVDDTELHLQTELNDLRLSPVHCCSSSSPPPHPPHSLPHELMLENGGLSVSHSFPPKANPPPPCVPPHPTSLKPQKTILRKSTTTTV
- the prr16 gene encoding protein Largen isoform X1 — protein: MSGTPDAEVEGVVSKVKVKKEIKTIVENLETILGDLKDVAKELKEVVHDIDTLTCDLQLDGGLEDGLTDSSKTDTLNSSSSSTTTTTTASSLEKMKLFPDDCIFKPPTPIPPVPIITPTVLTVLKKPHPPLPPPRLTPMRAEDHNIKNLPHPTLVLSGNISKANGSLLRNGGVFPLKPNRELFSSTPCFISSDSGIPESGLVPTLPRPMPLLHHEKNKCPKAPSREPRERERVRFSEKVQYHGYCPDCDLQYDVDDTELHLQTELNDLRLSPVHCCSSSSPPPHPPHSLPHELMLENGGLSVSHSFPPKANPPPPCVPPHPTSLKPQKTILRKSTTTTV